Proteins from one Candidatus Desulfovibrio trichonymphae genomic window:
- a CDS encoding DUF805 domain-containing protein produces the protein MLFSVFGFLLFPATTGVTVRRFHDLNASGWIFLVWIILLAIPVVGFFTWIAFLLWFCFQGTEGENKYGADPLCADTHYNESKAQEERQRRKNEERARREAEREKVRRDQDAGREQEYTGSSRTDDQYEILGVRGI, from the coding sequence ATTTTATTTTCGGTTTTTGGTTTTTTGCTATTTCCAGCAACTACAGGAGTTACAGTACGTCGTTTTCATGATCTAAACGCAAGTGGCTGGATCTTCTTGGTATGGATTATTCTACTTGCAATTCCAGTCGTTGGTTTTTTTACATGGATTGCTTTCCTGCTTTGGTTTTGTTTTCAAGGAACAGAAGGTGAAAACAAGTACGGCGCAGATCCATTATGTGCTGATACACATTACAATGAAAGCAAGGCTCAAGAAGAACGGCAACGCAGAAAGAATGAAGAACGCGCCAGACGTGAAGCTGAGAGAGAAAAAGTCCGGCGAGACCAAGACGCAGGCAGAGAGCAGGAATACACGGGGAGCAGCCGAACAGATGACCAGTATGAGATATTAGGTGTGCGCGGAATATGA
- the galE gene encoding UDP-glucose 4-epimerase GalE, which translates to MDSRKKTVFIAGGAGYIGSHLNKAAHQQGYNTVVYDNLIYGHKGAVQWGDFVPGDLEDVAQLRLAFQHFRPDAVMHFAAYAYVGESVIDPEKYYRNNVAATLNLLRVMHEAGCGRFIFSSTCATYGVPLQIPISEDHSQSPINPYGQSKLMVENILADYAAAYDFCYASLRYFNAAGADPQAQIGEDHNPETHLIPLVLDAAAGRRARVSVFGADYDTPDGTCVRDYIHVCDLADAHLLALEHLFDGGQSGCFNLGNGQGYSVKEVIDCARAVTGRDISVRHAPRRAGDPPALVGSAEKATDALGWRPRLARLEDIISTAWVWHKKRFCV; encoded by the coding sequence ATGGACAGCAGAAAAAAAACCGTCTTCATCGCCGGCGGCGCCGGCTATATCGGCAGCCATCTCAACAAGGCGGCCCATCAGCAGGGCTACAACACCGTTGTGTACGACAACCTTATTTACGGCCACAAAGGGGCTGTGCAATGGGGCGATTTTGTTCCGGGCGATCTTGAGGATGTCGCGCAATTGCGTCTCGCCTTTCAGCATTTTCGTCCCGACGCGGTCATGCATTTCGCGGCCTATGCCTATGTTGGCGAATCTGTGATCGATCCTGAAAAATATTATCGCAATAACGTGGCGGCAACGCTGAATCTGCTGCGCGTCATGCACGAGGCAGGCTGCGGCCGTTTTATTTTTTCCTCGACATGCGCTACCTACGGCGTTCCTTTGCAGATTCCCATTTCTGAAGATCACTCGCAGTCGCCCATCAACCCCTATGGACAAAGCAAGCTGATGGTGGAAAACATTCTGGCAGATTATGCGGCTGCTTATGATTTCTGCTATGCTTCCCTGCGTTATTTTAATGCGGCGGGGGCGGATCCGCAGGCGCAGATCGGCGAAGATCACAATCCTGAGACGCATCTGATCCCGCTTGTGCTGGATGCGGCGGCCGGCCGGCGCGCGCGAGTGTCTGTTTTTGGAGCGGATTATGACACGCCGGACGGCACGTGCGTCCGTGATTATATACATGTCTGCGATCTGGCGGACGCGCATCTGCTCGCCCTGGAGCATTTGTTTGACGGGGGGCAAAGCGGCTGTTTCAATCTCGGCAACGGGCAGGGTTATTCTGTCAAAGAAGTCATCGACTGCGCCCGCGCGGTCACCGGCAGGGACATCTCCGTGCGGCATGCGCCGCGTCGGGCGGGCGATCCGCCTGCGCTCGTCGGCAGCGCGGAGAAGGCGACAGACGCGCTTGGCTGGCGTCCGCGCCTTGCCCGGCTTGAAGACATCATCTCAACGGCATGGGTCTGGCACAAAAAGAGATTCTGCGTTTGA
- a CDS encoding restriction endonuclease: protein MYAERRGAVQARYLPYEQVVAGICKGLSSEKSRAGLCVHGRHRGGCIRQTTKRPQGLLFPTPMGHYSPDWGIAFKRDTVKHIFFIAETKGTMDSLELRPIEKAKIDCTKKLFNEISTTGVKYHNVDSYQNLLTIMRTL, encoded by the coding sequence ATATATGCCGAGCGCCGAGGAGCCGTACAAGCAAGATATCTTCCATATGAGCAAGTCGTCGCAGGAATATGCAAAGGCCTTTCAAGCGAAAAAAGCCGTGCAGGATTATGTGTTCACGGACGGCACAGAGGTGGTTGTATACGCCAAACTACCAAGCGGCCCCAAGGGCTTCTATTCCCGACGCCCATGGGCCATTATTCGCCGGATTGGGGCATCGCCTTCAAGCGCGACACAGTCAAACACATTTTCTTTATTGCTGAAACCAAAGGCACAATGGACAGCCTGGAACTCAGGCCGATAGAAAAGGCCAAGATCGACTGCACAAAAAAACTGTTCAACGAAATCTCCACCACCGGCGTCAAATACCATAATGTGGACAGCTACCAAAACCTGCTTACCATTATGCGGACACTGTAA
- the ftsY gene encoding signal recognition particle-docking protein FtsY, translated as MGFFPAVKRFFGGASAASAEVVSGVEDVPAVAVVREEDAVALTLRLREAEPRLSIWLGIILEGVDTAGDLLNARLLFLLRALQAPEEEAQTFVRDFADWLACMEYRNIEEFSSELQYRLALALDMEDEEDERSRLFVKISEGLARTRETLACRLDVLFAGHGGIDDAFWENLEEIFIMADMGYETALALVERLKERARRAGMTEAGQARDLLCAEVEKIFSMPRRISAVNPPEVVLIVGVNGVGKTTTIGKLAHRARMQGKKVMMAAADTFRAAAMEQLQVWAGRTGALFYAKHAGSEPASVAFEAMEEALRQEVDVLFVDTAGRLQTNVNLMEELTKICQVLGKKHPGAPHRCILVIDATTGQNALSQTKLFKEAVGVDELVLTKLDGTAKGGIAVAVAMQHSLHITFVGLGEKLDDLRPFNGADYARALLGGQEGQGF; from the coding sequence ATGGGCTTTTTCCCCGCTGTCAAACGTTTTTTTGGCGGCGCATCTGCCGCTTCTGCTGAAGTTGTGTCCGGTGTGGAGGATGTGCCCGCCGTTGCCGTCGTCAGAGAAGAGGATGCCGTCGCGCTGACCCTGCGTCTGCGTGAGGCCGAACCACGGCTTTCCATCTGGCTCGGCATCATTCTGGAGGGAGTGGACACGGCGGGCGATCTGCTCAACGCGCGCCTGCTCTTTTTGCTACGCGCGCTGCAAGCGCCGGAGGAGGAGGCGCAAACATTTGTGCGCGACTTTGCCGACTGGCTTGCATGTATGGAATACCGCAATATTGAGGAATTTTCTTCGGAATTGCAGTACCGTCTGGCGCTCGCTCTGGATATGGAAGATGAAGAAGACGAGCGCAGTCGTCTGTTTGTCAAAATAAGCGAAGGCCTGGCCCGCACGCGGGAAACGCTGGCCTGTCGTCTGGACGTTCTTTTTGCCGGGCATGGCGGGATTGACGACGCGTTCTGGGAAAATCTGGAAGAAATATTCATCATGGCCGATATGGGCTATGAAACAGCGCTGGCGCTGGTGGAACGCCTTAAAGAGCGCGCTCGCCGCGCTGGTATGACCGAGGCCGGACAGGCGCGTGATCTGCTGTGCGCCGAGGTGGAAAAAATTTTCAGCATGCCGCGCCGCATCAGTGCTGTGAACCCGCCGGAAGTTGTGCTGATTGTCGGAGTGAACGGAGTTGGAAAAACAACGACCATAGGCAAGCTCGCGCACCGAGCCCGTATGCAGGGCAAAAAGGTGATGATGGCGGCTGCGGACACATTTCGCGCGGCGGCTATGGAACAGTTGCAGGTGTGGGCCGGGCGCACGGGCGCGCTTTTTTACGCCAAACACGCCGGTTCGGAGCCTGCCTCTGTTGCTTTTGAGGCTATGGAAGAGGCGCTGAGGCAAGAGGTGGATGTGCTGTTTGTGGATACGGCCGGGCGTTTGCAGACCAATGTCAACCTTATGGAAGAGCTCACCAAGATATGTCAGGTGCTCGGCAAAAAGCACCCGGGCGCGCCGCACCGCTGCATACTTGTTATTGACGCCACAACAGGGCAGAATGCCCTGTCGCAGACAAAGCTCTTTAAAGAGGCCGTGGGAGTGGACGAACTTGTGTTGACCAAGCTTGATGGCACGGCCAAGGGCGGCATTGCCGTGGCTGTGGCGATGCAGCACAGTCTGCACATTACGTTCGTCGGCCTTGGCGAAAAGCTGGATGATCTGCGCCCCTTCAACGGGGCTGATTACGCCCGCGCCCTGTTGGGCGGGCAGGAAGGGCAGGGGTTTTAA
- a CDS encoding M48 family metalloprotease, producing MTSRIKTVFLLTLLSAIMIMLGGMMGGRSGVIIAFGLALLMNAGSYWYSDKIVLSMYRARETAPEEAPYLHAVVEELAGKAGIPKPRVCVVPEEAPNAFATGRDQQHAVVAVTEGILRLLSPEQLRGVLSHEIGHIVNRDILIQTVAGVLASAIVTLANIFQFTALFGGNRDGEGGGNPVGALALALLAPIAAGLIQMAISRSREYLADDMGAHLCGRPQELAGALAKLGAASGRIPMQAGNPSTGQMFIVAPLFCHGAMANLFSTHPPLERRIRRLQAMASGRS from the coding sequence ATGACAAGCCGAATCAAAACCGTTTTCCTGCTGACTCTGCTTTCAGCAATAATGATTATGCTCGGCGGCATGATGGGCGGCCGTTCAGGCGTCATCATAGCCTTTGGTCTTGCATTGCTTATGAATGCGGGCAGTTACTGGTATTCGGACAAAATTGTGCTTTCCATGTATCGTGCGAGGGAAACAGCGCCCGAAGAAGCGCCGTACCTGCACGCCGTTGTAGAGGAACTGGCCGGCAAGGCGGGCATACCCAAGCCGCGCGTCTGCGTTGTGCCTGAAGAAGCCCCCAACGCCTTCGCCACGGGACGTGACCAGCAGCACGCCGTTGTGGCCGTGACGGAAGGCATCTTGCGGCTACTTTCTCCGGAACAGCTGCGTGGCGTGCTCTCCCATGAAATCGGCCATATCGTAAACCGTGACATTCTGATCCAGACTGTGGCCGGGGTGCTCGCTTCCGCCATTGTCACACTGGCCAATATTTTTCAGTTTACGGCCCTCTTTGGTGGCAACAGGGATGGCGAAGGCGGCGGCAACCCTGTCGGCGCGCTGGCACTCGCCCTGCTCGCGCCCATCGCGGCCGGCCTTATCCAGATGGCCATTTCGCGGTCGCGGGAATATCTGGCCGACGACATGGGGGCGCATCTGTGCGGGCGCCCTCAGGAACTCGCCGGAGCGCTCGCCAAACTGGGCGCGGCGAGCGGCAGGATTCCCATGCAGGCCGGCAATCCCAGCACAGGGCAGATGTTTATTGTAGCGCCCCTGTTCTGCCATGGCGCCATGGCAAACCTTTTCAGCACCCATCCCCCTCTGGAAAGACGCATACGGCGGCTTCAGGCCATGGCGTCCGGACGTAGCTGA
- a CDS encoding cytotoxic translational repressor of toxin-antitoxin stability system: MHKNPSITSKWLSTAEVAEYLGASQNFLAGVDVMWTVKIHKKVKKTLKAPPVPVQKAVELLTFELRAGGPVAGTWPNYGKLGDNKHHCHLKKGKPAYVAVWLEVKKETQTIEVTYVGTHGKAPY, encoded by the coding sequence ATGCATAAAAATCCATCAATAACATCAAAATGGCTGAGCACTGCCGAGGTAGCCGAGTATTTGGGGGCCAGCCAAAATTTCCTTGCAGGAGTTGATGTTATGTGGACGGTCAAGATTCATAAAAAAGTGAAAAAAACGCTGAAAGCGCCTCCTGTGCCCGTACAAAAAGCAGTCGAACTACTGACCTTTGAGTTGAGAGCAGGCGGGCCGGTGGCTGGAACATGGCCTAACTACGGCAAACTCGGCGACAACAAACACCATTGTCACCTGAAAAAGGGCAAGCCTGCCTATGTTGCCGTATGGTTGGAAGTCAAGAAAGAAACACAGACTATTGAGGTGACGTATGTTGGAACACACGGAAAAGCACCCTACTGA
- a CDS encoding DVU_2496 family lipoprotein codes for MHRRPLSIILLLLLAAACGGKYAVHDEAPMPDAASCPFVYAFAPGNYIIDVASGADVILDPAAQEFPLFCRPPEARAFINKEVTAGRLAEGDWRVYRLDGQFEELAQQSDNGRYTLKRMASVVDWVTEDF; via the coding sequence ATGCACCGGCGCCCTCTCTCGATAATCCTGCTTTTGCTGCTGGCTGCGGCCTGCGGCGGCAAATACGCCGTTCATGACGAAGCGCCCATGCCGGATGCGGCATCCTGCCCTTTTGTCTATGCTTTTGCGCCGGGGAATTATATTATTGACGTCGCAAGCGGCGCTGACGTGATTTTGGATCCGGCGGCGCAGGAATTTCCCCTTTTTTGCAGGCCGCCTGAAGCCCGCGCGTTCATCAATAAAGAGGTCACGGCAGGACGTCTTGCTGAGGGCGACTGGCGCGTTTATCGGCTGGACGGACAATTTGAGGAGCTGGCGCAACAGTCCGACAACGGCCGCTATACGCTGAAACGCATGGCGTCTGTTGTGGACTGGGTTACGGAAGACTTTTAA